From a single Coregonus clupeaformis isolate EN_2021a unplaced genomic scaffold, ASM2061545v1 scaf0005, whole genome shotgun sequence genomic region:
- the LOC121578583 gene encoding insulin-like growth factor-binding protein 3 produces MLLYPDLLALLFLQLALSSSWTLAYQLPTLRGGNPSSKGSQVARAPTQRQQSGELSTTVLALGEPCGVYTLSCDRGLRCTPPLGYPKPLQALLQGRGVCSNTSGPSPSERPQPTATHPTPSEDLEKAPCRRLLNNVLKGLQPLVFKSDFADIYMPNCDKHGFFRKKQCRSSRGMHRGHCWCVDESGIPTPSHTSPEGTLICDNA; encoded by the exons ATGCTTCTGTACCCTGACCTTCTGGCCCTGCTCTTCCTCCAGCTTGCCCTCTCCAGCTCGTGGACGCTAGCCTACCAGCTGCCTACTCTCAGAGGAGGGAATCCCTCCAGTAAGGGCTCACAGGTGGCCAGGGCCCCCACACAGAGGCAGCAGTCTGGGGAGCTCAGCACCACTGTCCTGGCCCTGGGGGAGCCCTGTGGGGTCTACACTCTGAGCTGTGACCGTGGACTCCGCTGCACCCCACCACTGGGGTACCCCAAACCCCTCCAGGCCCTGCTGCAGGGCAGGGGAGTCTGCAGCAACACCAGCGGGCCCAGCCCTTCTGAGAGGCCCCAACCCACAG CCACACACCCGACACCCAGTGAAGACCTGGAGAAG gcTCCATGCCGTAGACTGCTGAACAATGTACTTAAAGGTCTGCAGCCCCTGGTCTTCAAGTCAGACTTTGCTGATATATATATGCCCAACTGTGACAAGCATGGTTTCTTCAGAAAGAAGCAG TGTCGGTCGTCTCGGGGCATGCATCGCGGCCACTGCTGGTGTGTGGACGAGAGTGGCATACCAACACCATCACACACAAGCCCAGAGGGCACCCTGATCTGTGACAACGCATGA